A window from Pseudomonas moraviensis encodes these proteins:
- a CDS encoding universal stress protein gives MIRSMLYATDLGLYAPFVMQHALALARTFNADLYVVHAVEPMGLFAESVLQSYLDEQALNEFHSQGLKTVIANIEQRVLDSFREELGDDGEQDLQRIRAVRVLQGDPSQVILDQVHKLSVDLLIVGSHSHGVGAETPLGRTAARVLQLAKVPVYLVPLMERRRREDR, from the coding sequence ATGATTCGCTCAATGCTGTATGCCACCGACCTCGGTCTCTATGCACCGTTCGTGATGCAGCATGCCCTGGCGTTGGCGCGCACCTTCAATGCCGATCTGTATGTAGTGCACGCGGTGGAACCCATGGGCCTGTTTGCCGAGTCGGTGCTGCAGAGCTATCTCGACGAACAGGCATTGAACGAATTCCATAGTCAGGGTCTGAAAACAGTCATCGCCAATATCGAACAACGGGTGCTCGACAGCTTTCGTGAAGAACTGGGGGACGACGGCGAACAGGATCTGCAGCGCATTCGCGCAGTGCGCGTGCTGCAGGGCGATCCGTCGCAGGTGATTCTCGATCAGGTGCACAAGCTCTCGGTCGATCTGCTGATCGTCGGCAGTCACAGCCATGGCGTCGGCGCTGAAACGCCGTTGGGGCGCACGGCGGCGCGGGTGCTGCAACTGGCCAAGGTGCCGGTGTATCTGGTGCCGTTGATGGAGCGCCGGCGGCGGGAAGATCGTTGA
- the earP gene encoding elongation factor P maturation arginine rhamnosyltransferase EarP produces the protein MSEAKPRWDIFCTVVDNYGDIGVTWRLARQLVAEQALPVRLWVDDLRAFERLCPEIDIDLAQQWQQGVDVRQWPSEWRHADAADVVIAAFACQLPTDYMDSMAARKTPPLWLNLDYLSAEDWVTGCHGLPSVKYKSVQKFFFFPGFKPGTGGLLREHGLLEQRRQFQQDRPAQRQFLQGLGIDPAPGAQLISLFAYENAGLASWLDVLAADAQPTHLLVPEGRILGDVARWLDVEILTVGAIHVRESLTVQVLPFVRQDQYDHLLWCCDFNAVRGEDSFVRAQWAGRPMLWHIYQQDDDIHLDKLDAFLALYTQGLSPAAAEAMNGLWRAWSAGQPIGEHWLRVRKHWPELEENAEAWCLEQALQADLATALVQFYVNWI, from the coding sequence ATGTCTGAAGCGAAACCCCGCTGGGATATTTTCTGCACCGTGGTCGACAACTATGGCGACATCGGCGTGACCTGGCGCCTGGCCCGGCAATTGGTGGCCGAACAGGCATTGCCGGTGCGCCTGTGGGTGGATGATCTGCGTGCGTTCGAGCGCCTCTGCCCAGAGATCGATATCGATCTTGCGCAGCAGTGGCAGCAGGGTGTCGACGTGCGACAGTGGCCGAGCGAGTGGCGGCATGCGGACGCTGCCGACGTAGTCATCGCAGCCTTCGCCTGTCAGCTGCCGACGGATTACATGGACAGCATGGCCGCCCGGAAAACGCCGCCGCTGTGGCTCAACCTCGATTATCTCAGCGCCGAAGACTGGGTCACCGGTTGCCACGGCTTGCCATCGGTGAAATACAAATCGGTGCAGAAGTTCTTCTTCTTTCCGGGCTTCAAACCGGGCACCGGCGGCCTGCTGCGTGAGCACGGATTGCTTGAACAGCGTCGGCAGTTTCAGCAGGATCGACCGGCGCAGCGACAATTCCTGCAGGGCCTGGGCATCGATCCTGCGCCCGGCGCACAGCTGATCTCGTTGTTTGCTTACGAGAATGCCGGGTTGGCCAGTTGGCTGGATGTGCTCGCCGCCGATGCACAGCCCACGCACCTGCTGGTGCCGGAAGGGCGGATTCTCGGTGATGTGGCGCGCTGGCTGGACGTGGAAATCCTGACGGTCGGGGCGATTCATGTGCGCGAGTCGCTGACCGTGCAAGTGCTGCCGTTCGTTCGTCAGGACCAATACGATCATTTGCTCTGGTGCTGCGATTTCAATGCGGTGCGCGGTGAAGACTCATTCGTGCGCGCGCAATGGGCGGGGCGGCCAATGCTCTGGCACATCTATCAGCAGGACGACGACATCCATCTGGACAAGCTCGATGCTTTCCTCGCGCTCTACACCCAAGGGCTTTCACCTGCGGCCGCTGAGGCGATGAACGGTCTGTGGCGCGCCTGGAGCGCTGGTCAACCGATCGGCGAGCACTGGCTGAGGGTGCGAAAACATTGGCCGGAACTTGAGGAAAACGCCGAGGCATGGTGTCTGGAACAGGCCTTGCAGGCGGATCTTGCCACGGCGCTGGTACAGTTTTATGTAAATTGGATATGA
- the cysB gene encoding HTH-type transcriptional regulator CysB: MKLQQLRYIWEVAHHDLNVSATAQSLYTSQPGISKQIRLLEDELGVEVFARSGKHLTRVTPAGERIITTAGEILRKVESIKQIAQEFSNEKKGTLSIATTHTQARYALPPVISNFIKQYPDVALHMHQGSPMQIAEMAADGTVDFAIATEALELFGDLVMMPCYRWNRCVVVPHGHPLTKLPKLTLEALAEYPIVTYVFGFTGRSKLDEAFSHRGLTPKVVFTAADADVIKTYVRLGLGVGIVAKMAVDTKLDNDLVVLDASELFESSITKIGFRRGTFLRGFMCDFIEKFAPHLTREVMAKAIQCHNKQELEELFDGVELPVH; the protein is encoded by the coding sequence ATGAAGCTTCAACAACTGCGCTACATCTGGGAAGTGGCGCACCACGACCTCAACGTTTCCGCTACCGCCCAAAGCCTGTACACCTCGCAACCGGGCATCAGTAAGCAGATCCGCCTGCTGGAAGACGAACTGGGCGTCGAAGTCTTCGCCCGCAGCGGCAAGCACCTGACCCGCGTCACCCCGGCCGGCGAGCGCATCATCACCACCGCCGGCGAGATTCTGCGCAAGGTCGAGAGCATCAAGCAGATTGCCCAGGAATTCTCCAACGAGAAAAAAGGCACGCTGTCGATCGCCACCACCCATACCCAGGCACGTTATGCGCTGCCGCCGGTGATCAGCAATTTCATCAAGCAATACCCGGACGTGGCGCTGCACATGCATCAGGGCTCGCCGATGCAGATCGCCGAAATGGCCGCTGATGGCACCGTCGATTTCGCCATCGCCACTGAAGCGCTGGAGCTGTTCGGGGATCTGGTGATGATGCCGTGCTACCGCTGGAACCGTTGCGTGGTCGTGCCTCATGGGCACCCGCTGACCAAGCTGCCGAAGCTGACCCTCGAAGCGCTGGCCGAATACCCGATCGTTACTTATGTGTTCGGTTTTACCGGCCGCTCCAAACTCGACGAAGCGTTCAGCCATCGTGGGCTGACCCCGAAAGTGGTATTCACCGCTGCTGACGCCGACGTGATCAAGACCTACGTGCGCCTGGGTCTGGGCGTGGGCATCGTGGCGAAAATGGCCGTCGATACCAAACTCGATAACGACCTGGTGGTGCTGGATGCCAGCGAGTTGTTCGAGTCGAGCATCACCAAGATCGGTTTCCGTCGCGGCACGTTCCTGCGTGGTTTCATGTGCGACTTCATCGAGAAGTTCGCCCCGCACCTGACCCGCGAAGTCATGGCCAAAGCCATTCAGTGCCACAACAAGCAGGAACTGGAAGAGCTGTTCGACGGTGTCGAACTGCCGGTCCACTAA
- a CDS encoding putative 2-dehydropantoate 2-reductase codes for MSETVSKPVVGIIGTGAIGGFYGVMLARAGFDVHFLLRSEFSAVAERGLQINSAVHGALTLNPANAYCAAEDMPHCDWLLVGTKTTSNAGLAPAIIQAAKPDAKVLLLQNGLDVEDSLRPLLPDSLHLLGGLCLICVNREGPGQITHQALGAVNVGYHSGPAIDEVARMAIVEEGAGLFRAAGIDSQAMANVHQARWQKLVWNIPYNGLSVLLGAGTEALMADADSRVSIQALMAEVVQGARACGYEIPPGYGEYLFTMTEKMPDYWPSMYHDFSHKRPLELEAIYARPLAAAKAAGCELPRIEALYRHLGFIDRRNT; via the coding sequence ATGAGCGAGACAGTCAGCAAACCGGTGGTGGGGATTATCGGCACCGGTGCAATCGGCGGTTTTTACGGGGTGATGCTGGCGCGTGCCGGTTTCGACGTGCACTTCTTGTTGCGCAGCGAATTTTCCGCAGTGGCGGAGCGTGGTTTGCAGATCAACAGTGCGGTGCACGGTGCGTTGACCCTGAATCCGGCGAATGCCTATTGCGCTGCCGAAGACATGCCGCACTGCGACTGGCTGCTGGTCGGCACCAAGACCACCAGCAACGCAGGTCTCGCGCCGGCGATCATTCAAGCGGCCAAACCTGACGCAAAAGTGCTGTTGCTGCAAAACGGTCTGGATGTCGAAGACAGCCTGCGGCCGCTGCTGCCGGATTCGCTGCATCTGCTTGGCGGCCTGTGTCTGATCTGCGTAAATCGCGAAGGCCCCGGGCAGATTACCCATCAGGCCCTTGGCGCGGTGAACGTCGGTTACCACAGCGGTCCGGCCATCGATGAAGTGGCGCGCATGGCGATTGTCGAAGAAGGCGCCGGGTTGTTCCGCGCCGCTGGCATCGACTCTCAAGCGATGGCCAACGTGCATCAGGCGCGCTGGCAGAAACTGGTGTGGAATATTCCCTACAACGGACTTTCGGTGTTGCTCGGCGCGGGCACTGAAGCGCTGATGGCCGATGCCGACAGCCGCGTGTCGATTCAGGCGCTGATGGCCGAGGTGGTGCAGGGCGCCAGGGCTTGCGGATACGAGATCCCGCCCGGCTATGGCGAGTACCTGTTTACCATGACGGAAAAAATGCCCGATTACTGGCCGAGCATGTACCACGACTTTTCACACAAACGCCCGCTGGAGCTGGAGGCGATCTACGCCCGGCCACTGGCGGCGGCGAAAGCGGCGGGCTGCGAGTTGCCGCGCATCGAGGCGTTGTATCGCCATTTGGGTTTCATCGACCGCCGCAATACTTGA
- a CDS encoding 5'-nucleotidase has translation MANNIDDKLVLAISSRALFDLSESHKVYLSSGVEAYRQYQIEHEDEILAPGDAFPLVEKLLSLNSRLGRARVEVILVSRNSADTGLRVFNSIHHYGLAISRAAFVGGRSPYPYLKAFGCDLFLSTHAEDVRAALDAGFAAATILSGGASRAASDELRIAFDGDAVIFSDESERVYQSGGLEAFQAKERESAREPLRGGPFKGFLAALNLLQREFPDDDCPIRTALVTARSAPAHERVIRTLREWDIRLDESLFLGGLTKSAFLEAFAADVFFDDQTGHCELAREVVATGHVPHGISNEPPI, from the coding sequence ATGGCCAATAACATCGATGACAAACTGGTGCTGGCGATTTCCTCGCGCGCCTTGTTCGACCTGAGCGAAAGCCACAAGGTCTACCTGTCGAGCGGCGTCGAAGCCTATCGGCAATATCAGATCGAGCACGAGGACGAAATTCTCGCGCCGGGCGATGCGTTCCCGCTGGTGGAAAAACTCTTGAGCCTGAACAGTCGCCTCGGCCGCGCGCGGGTCGAGGTGATTCTGGTCTCGCGTAACAGCGCCGACACCGGGCTGCGCGTGTTCAATTCGATTCACCATTACGGGCTGGCGATTTCCCGCGCGGCGTTCGTTGGTGGGCGCAGTCCGTATCCGTACCTGAAAGCGTTTGGTTGTGACCTGTTTCTCTCGACGCACGCTGAAGACGTGCGCGCGGCGCTGGATGCAGGATTTGCCGCGGCAACGATCCTGTCCGGTGGCGCCAGCCGCGCGGCCAGCGATGAATTGCGCATTGCCTTCGACGGTGACGCGGTGATTTTTTCCGACGAGTCCGAGCGCGTCTATCAGTCTGGTGGTCTGGAAGCGTTTCAGGCCAAGGAACGCGAGTCGGCCCGCGAGCCGTTACGTGGCGGGCCGTTCAAAGGCTTCCTGGCTGCGCTGAATCTGTTGCAGCGCGAGTTTCCCGACGACGACTGCCCGATCCGCACGGCGCTGGTGACCGCGCGTTCGGCGCCGGCCCATGAGCGGGTGATTCGCACCTTGCGGGAATGGGATATCCGTCTCGATGAATCGCTGTTTCTCGGTGGCCTGACCAAATCGGCGTTCCTCGAAGCCTTCGCCGCTGACGTGTTCTTCGATGACCAGACCGGCCATTGCGAGCTGGCCCGTGAAGTGGTCGCCACCGGCCATGTACCCCATGGCATCAGCAACGAACCGCCGATCTAG
- a CDS encoding GreA/GreB family elongation factor yields the protein MNKHSVHQLILDKLRIDLDIAERAAQTAYETATHEENIAENKYDTLGLEASYLAAGQAKRVEEIRQSLALCQNLTLRAYDENRGIEVGALLGLEDEKGREQWLFLAPDAAGLKVDVVGQPITVITPRSPLGKSLLGKFEGDEVEILVAGTRQQFAVTEVL from the coding sequence ATGAACAAACACAGCGTCCACCAATTGATTCTCGACAAGCTGCGCATCGACCTCGACATTGCCGAGCGCGCCGCGCAAACCGCTTACGAAACCGCGACCCACGAAGAAAACATCGCCGAAAACAAATACGACACCCTGGGGCTGGAGGCTTCGTATCTGGCGGCCGGTCAGGCGAAACGGGTTGAGGAGATCCGTCAGTCACTGGCGCTGTGCCAGAACCTGACGTTGCGTGCCTACGATGAAAACCGCGGTATCGAAGTTGGCGCCCTGCTCGGTCTGGAAGACGAAAAGGGTCGCGAGCAATGGCTGTTTCTGGCGCCGGATGCGGCGGGCCTGAAAGTCGATGTAGTGGGTCAGCCGATCACCGTCATCACCCCGCGCTCGCCACTGGGCAAAAGCCTGCTGGGCAAGTTCGAAGGCGATGAGGTGGAGATTCTGGTGGCGGGCACCCGGCAACAGTTCGCTGTCACCGAGGTGCTTTGA